A region of Domibacillus sp. DTU_2020_1001157_1_SI_ALB_TIR_016 DNA encodes the following proteins:
- a CDS encoding solute:sodium symporter family transporter, which translates to MFYVTVITFLLFTGFIAWYSWYKTKDVNLESSDGYFLGGRSLTGIYIAFSLILTNLSTEQMVGLNGQSYTTSMVVMAWEVTAPLALIFMAFVFLPRYLKSGISTIPDFLEQRYDVRTRQIISVLFLLGYASSYLPTVLYSGAIVLDSIFSISDALNTGTFMTVFLIALATGIIGCFYVVFGGMKAIAVSDTLYGIGLIIGGFMIPILGLLALGQGDIGAGVDKLLHSHPDKLNAIGDHSSSIPWPTLFTGLLVNNLFYWCTNQAIVQRTFGAKNLAEGQKGVLYAGFFKIFGAFYLVVPGIIAFHMYGNSLKTADMAYPQLIVDIVPVAFSGFFAAVLFGAILSSFNGALNSCITLFTLDIYKPIFKPQAKEQELVKAGKIFTIILAGVSVVIAPLVMFAPSGLYTYLQEMFGFYNVPIIAAVMVGFFSKRVPALAPKIALITHIILYALSKVFLGEVNFLYILAVLFPVSVLVMLIVGKLAPREEDFELVTSNKVDLMPWKYGKLVAAVIVILMIGVYTLFSPIGLAAGL; encoded by the coding sequence ATGTTTTATGTAACCGTTATCACCTTTCTTCTATTTACAGGATTTATCGCATGGTATTCATGGTATAAAACGAAAGATGTGAATTTGGAAAGTTCAGATGGCTATTTTTTAGGCGGGCGGAGCTTAACAGGTATTTACATAGCGTTTTCCTTAATTTTAACCAATTTATCCACGGAACAAATGGTGGGTTTAAATGGACAGAGTTACACTACTTCAATGGTCGTAATGGCATGGGAAGTAACAGCGCCGCTTGCTTTAATTTTTATGGCGTTTGTGTTTTTGCCAAGATATCTGAAAAGCGGAATCAGCACAATTCCAGACTTTTTGGAGCAGCGCTATGATGTACGGACGAGACAAATTATTTCTGTGTTGTTTTTACTTGGTTATGCGTCTTCTTATCTCCCTACCGTTTTGTACTCCGGTGCAATCGTGTTAGACAGTATTTTTAGTATTTCGGATGCACTGAATACGGGAACATTTATGACTGTATTTCTCATTGCGCTTGCAACAGGCATTATTGGATGCTTCTACGTTGTATTTGGCGGAATGAAAGCGATCGCGGTATCAGATACCTTATATGGTATTGGCCTTATCATTGGTGGGTTTATGATTCCAATTCTTGGTTTGCTTGCACTTGGACAAGGCGACATTGGTGCTGGTGTTGATAAATTGCTGCATTCTCACCCCGATAAATTAAATGCAATTGGCGATCATTCATCGAGTATTCCTTGGCCAACTCTTTTTACCGGTTTACTAGTTAATAATTTGTTTTATTGGTGTACGAATCAAGCCATTGTACAGCGAACATTTGGTGCGAAAAATTTAGCAGAAGGGCAAAAAGGGGTTTTATATGCCGGCTTCTTTAAAATATTTGGTGCCTTTTACTTGGTTGTTCCTGGAATCATTGCATTCCACATGTACGGAAACTCTTTGAAAACAGCAGATATGGCGTATCCGCAGCTCATTGTTGATATCGTTCCGGTGGCATTTTCCGGTTTCTTTGCAGCCGTGCTGTTCGGAGCCATTTTAAGTTCTTTTAACGGTGCACTAAATAGCTGTATTACATTGTTTACGCTGGATATCTATAAGCCTATTTTTAAGCCCCAGGCGAAGGAACAGGAGCTTGTCAAAGCCGGAAAAATATTCACGATCATTTTAGCGGGGGTTTCTGTTGTGATCGCGCCATTAGTGATGTTTGCGCCATCCGGGCTTTATACGTATCTTCAGGAAATGTTCGGATTTTACAATGTGCCTATTATTGCGGCTGTCATGGTCGGTTTTTTCAGTAAAAGGGTACCGGCGCTTGCGCCTAAAATCGCCCTGATTACGCATATCATTTTGTATGCACTCTCAAAAGTATTCCTTGGAGAAGTCAATTTCTTGTACATACTTGCTGTCCTGTTCCCTGTATCGGTCTTAGTCATGCTAATCGTTGGAAAGCTTGCACCAAGAGAAGAGGACTTCGAATTGGTAACTTCCAACAAGGTCGATTTAATGCCTTGGAAGTACGGGAAGCTTGTGGCTGCCGTTATTGTAATTCTTATGATTGGCGTATATACTTTGTTCTCTCCTATAGGGTTAGCAGCAGGTTTATAA